A single genomic interval of Helianthus annuus cultivar XRQ/B chromosome 13, HanXRQr2.0-SUNRISE, whole genome shotgun sequence harbors:
- the LOC110891473 gene encoding protein WHAT'S THIS FACTOR 1 homolog, chloroplastic — MASSLTTLPFFISHPIQKPTLSFHPPSFWGDPLNFNNSQTLSFQTKKHVRFSPVQALVKRRKELPFDNVIQRDKKLQLVMKIRKILLSQPDRVMQLRDLGRFRRALGLQKRRRFIALLRKFPGVFQIEEEGVYSLRFKLTPEAERLYLEEMKVRNEMEGLLVVKLRKLLMMSLDKRILIEKIAHLKTDLGLPLEFRDTICQRYPQYFRVVRTERGPALELTHWDPELAVSFAELEEEDKLAETRDLIIDRPPKFNRVRLPKGLQLSKGEMRRISQFRDMPYISPYSDFSELKPGTAEKEKHACAVVHEMLSLMVEKRTLVDHLTHFREEFRFSQQLRGMLIRHPDMFYVSLKGDRDSVFLRDAYRDSQLVDKNRLLLIKEKLRALVVVPRFRGRVVKTDSDDREEEEEEEEEDWSDFDDLVDNEMGEDDDGEDDDMPPDFDEDDDNVKKGQSSKEDEEKVPSLVFPDGRPRERW, encoded by the coding sequence ATGGCTTCTTCTCTTACCACTTTACCTTTCTTCATCTCACACCCAATTCAAAAACCCACACTTTCCTTTCACCCACCCTCCTTTTGGGGGGACCCTTTAAACTTTAACAATTCGCAGACTCTAAGTTTTCAAACCAAAAAGCATGTCCGGTTTTCTCCCGTTCAAGCTTTAGTAAAGAGAAGAAAAGAGCTTCCTTTTGACAACGTTATTCAAAGAGACAAGAAGCTCCAACTGGTCATGAAAATTCGCAAGATTTTGCTGAGTCAGCCTGATAGGGTTATGCAGCTTCGTGATTTGGGTAGGTTTAGAAGAGCATTAGGGCTTCAAAAACGGCGCCGCTTTATTGCGCTTTTGAGGAAGTTTCCTGGGGTCTTTCAGATTGAGGAAGAAGGGGTTTACTCTCTCAGATTTAAGCTAACACCTGAGGCTGAAAGATTATATTTGGAGGAGATGAAGGTTAGAAATGAAATGGAAGGTTTGTTAGTAGTTAAGCTAAGAAAGTTGCTCATGATGTCCTTAGATAAGCGAATTCTTATTGAGAAGATAGCTCATTTGAAAACTGATCTTGGGCTGCCTTTGGAATTTCGAGATACCATATGCCAACGATATCCGCAGTATTTCAGGGTCGTGAGAACCGAAAGAGGCCCGGCTTTGGAATTAACTCATTGGGATCCTGAACTCGCCGTTTCCTTCGCTGAGCTGGAGGAAGAAGATAAGCTAGCTGAGACGAGGGATTTGATCATCGATAGACCACCCAAGTTTAACAGGGTGAGGCTGCCCAAGGGGCTGCAGCTTTCGAAAGGTGAAATGAGGCGGATTTCGCAGTTTAGAGACATGCCTTATATTTCGCCTTACTCGGATTTCTCTGAATTGAAGCCCGGTACAGCGGAAAAGGAAAAGCATGCCTGCGCGGTTGTGCATGAGATGTTGAGTCTCATGGTTGAGAAGAGGACGTTAGTAGACCACCTTACGCATTTTCGAGAGGAGTTTAGATTCTCTCAGCAGCTTAGAGGGATGCTTATAAGACACCCGGATATGTTCTATGTATCGTTAAAAGGAGACCGCGACTCTGTTTTTCTGAGGGATGCGTATCGTGATTCTCAGTTGGTTGATAAGAATCGGTTGTTGCTGATTAAAGAAAAGCTTCGTGCTCTGGTTGTTGTTCCTCGGTTTAGAGGGCGTGTGGTGAAAACTGATTCGGATGATcgagaggaggaggaggaggaggaagaggAGGATTGGTCGGATTTTGATGATCTAGTAGACAATGAAATGGGTGAGGATGATGACGGCGAAGATGATGACATGCCTCCTGAttttgatgaagatgatgataatgTAAAGAAGGGTCAAAGCAGCAAAGAGGATGAAGAAAAGGTTCCTAGTCTCGTGTTCCCAGACGGACGGCCAAGAGAACGCTGGTAA